The Streptomyces sp. NBC_01353 genome contains a region encoding:
- a CDS encoding immune inhibitor A domain-containing protein has protein sequence MTNRRRAIRASAVVVALAATAASASTFATAWADDKGPGAPTAIERQDPAPGAGADKTAVDHDLEGPYSKQQEQQRKAALEQVLSGETKVERRGGSQVVKLDSKKYVELGREKTDKIFTILVEFGDKVDNTTLVDRADDDTPEPKPKFGGTPGPLHNQIAEPDRAKDNSTAWQKDYNQQHFQDLYFGTGKDKKGQPKQSLKTYYEKTSSGRYSVEGGVSDWVKVEYNEARYGSNYCGNSNCANVWDAVRDGVTAWTADQKAKGRTDAQIKADIAQYDQWDRYDFDADGNFNEADGYIDHFQIVHAGEDESAGGGAQASDALWAHRWYAYGTDAGKTGPSNNKSGGTQVGTTGIWVGDYTMQPENGGLGVFAHEYGHDLGLPDLYDTSGKAGAENSTGFWSLMSSGSWLGRGKESIGDLPGDMNSWDKLQLGWLNYTKVSNEQRGTKSTHKLGVAEYNTKNPQALVVELPKKKVTTDVVAPAEGATQWWSDMGDDLKNTLTRSVDLTGKSKATLELKGWYDIELDYDYLYTEVSTDGGANWTALDGTVDGKPLPRDASGAPALTDVSGAYKPLVFPLDAYAGKKFDLRFRYQTDGGAGGKGFAADAITLTADGATVFSDNAENGDNGWTAKGFSRIAKGFTKEYEQYYLAENRQYVSYDATLKVGPYNFGFTGDKASWVEHYPYQNGLLIWQWDTSQKDNNTAVHPGQGLILPIDAHPTPLKNADGTLMRNRVQAYDSTFGTYRTDAIRLHKADQPAWVKSQPGVPVFDDRRGTYWYTETERAGVKVTDTNTKIAIVQEPKNGQTITVQVGPSQK, from the coding sequence GTGACCAACAGACGACGGGCGATCAGAGCGTCCGCAGTCGTCGTGGCGCTCGCGGCCACCGCCGCCAGCGCCTCGACCTTCGCCACCGCATGGGCCGACGACAAGGGCCCGGGGGCACCGACCGCCATCGAACGTCAGGACCCGGCCCCGGGTGCCGGCGCCGACAAGACGGCGGTCGACCACGACCTCGAGGGCCCGTACAGCAAGCAGCAGGAGCAGCAGCGCAAGGCTGCCCTGGAGCAGGTGCTGAGCGGCGAGACCAAGGTCGAGCGCCGCGGTGGCTCCCAGGTCGTCAAGCTCGACAGCAAGAAGTACGTCGAGCTGGGCCGTGAGAAGACCGACAAGATCTTCACGATCCTCGTCGAGTTCGGCGACAAGGTGGACAACACCACCCTGGTCGACCGCGCCGACGACGACACGCCCGAGCCGAAGCCGAAGTTCGGCGGCACGCCCGGCCCGCTGCACAACCAGATAGCCGAGCCGGACCGTGCGAAGGACAACTCCACGGCCTGGCAGAAGGACTACAACCAGCAGCACTTCCAGGACCTGTACTTCGGCACCGGCAAGGACAAGAAGGGCCAGCCGAAGCAGTCCCTGAAGACCTACTACGAGAAGACCTCCTCGGGCCGGTACTCGGTCGAGGGCGGCGTCTCGGACTGGGTCAAGGTCGAGTACAACGAGGCCCGTTACGGCTCGAACTACTGCGGCAACAGCAACTGCGCCAACGTCTGGGACGCCGTCCGCGACGGTGTCACCGCGTGGACCGCGGACCAGAAGGCCAAGGGCCGTACCGACGCCCAGATCAAGGCCGACATCGCGCAGTACGACCAGTGGGACCGGTACGACTTCGACGCCGACGGCAACTTCAACGAGGCCGACGGCTACATCGACCACTTCCAGATCGTCCACGCCGGCGAGGACGAGTCCGCGGGCGGCGGCGCCCAGGCCAGTGACGCCCTGTGGGCCCACCGCTGGTACGCGTACGGCACGGACGCGGGCAAGACCGGCCCGTCGAACAACAAGTCCGGCGGCACGCAGGTCGGCACCACCGGCATCTGGGTCGGCGACTACACGATGCAGCCCGAGAACGGCGGCCTCGGTGTCTTCGCCCACGAGTACGGTCACGACCTGGGTCTGCCCGACCTGTACGACACCTCGGGCAAGGCGGGCGCCGAGAACTCGACCGGCTTCTGGTCCCTGATGTCCTCCGGTTCCTGGCTCGGCCGGGGCAAGGAGTCCATCGGCGACCTGCCCGGCGACATGAACTCCTGGGACAAGCTGCAGCTCGGCTGGCTCAACTACACCAAGGTGAGCAACGAGCAGCGCGGTACGAAGTCCACCCACAAGCTGGGCGTGGCCGAGTACAACACCAAGAACCCGCAGGCGCTCGTCGTCGAGCTGCCGAAGAAGAAGGTCACCACCGATGTCGTCGCGCCCGCCGAGGGTGCCACGCAGTGGTGGAGCGACATGGGTGACGACCTCAAGAACACCCTGACCCGCTCCGTCGACCTCACGGGCAAGTCGAAGGCCACCCTGGAGCTCAAGGGCTGGTACGACATCGAGCTGGACTACGACTACCTCTACACCGAGGTGTCGACGGACGGTGGCGCCAACTGGACCGCCCTGGACGGCACGGTGGACGGCAAGCCGCTGCCGCGCGACGCGAGCGGCGCCCCGGCGCTGACCGACGTCTCCGGCGCGTACAAGCCGCTCGTCTTCCCGCTGGACGCCTACGCGGGCAAGAAGTTCGACCTCCGCTTCCGCTACCAGACGGACGGCGGCGCGGGCGGCAAGGGCTTCGCGGCCGACGCCATCACGCTGACCGCCGACGGCGCCACCGTCTTCTCGGACAACGCCGAGAACGGTGACAACGGCTGGACGGCGAAGGGCTTCTCGCGGATCGCCAAGGGGTTCACGAAGGAGTACGAGCAGTACTACCTCGCGGAGAACCGCCAGTACGTCTCGTACGACGCGACCCTCAAGGTCGGCCCGTACAACTTCGGGTTCACGGGTGACAAGGCCAGCTGGGTCGAGCACTACCCGTACCAGAACGGTCTGCTGATCTGGCAGTGGGACACCTCGCAGAAGGACAACAACACGGCCGTCCACCCCGGCCAGGGTCTGATCCTTCCGATCGACGCGCACCCGACGCCGCTGAAGAACGCCGACGGCACCCTGATGCGCAACCGCGTCCAGGCGTACGACTCGACGTTCGGCACCTACCGCACCGACGCGATCCGGCTGCATAAGGCGGACCAGCCGGCGTGGGTGAAGTCGCAGCCCGGCGTCCCGGTCTTCGACGACCGGCGCGGCACGTACTGGTACACGGAGACCGAGCGGGCCGGTGTCAAGGTAACTGACACCAACACCAAGATCGCGATCGTCCAGGAGCCGAAGAACGGCCAGACGATCACCGTCCAGGTGGGTCCGTCTCAGAAGTAA
- a CDS encoding isochorismatase family protein, producing the protein MHRALIVVDVQNDFCEGGSLAVAGGADVAAAITDLVGETAGAAYQHVVATRDHHVDPGDHFAPAGQEPDYVTSWPVHCVAGTEGVGFHPNFAPAVASGAIEAVFDKGAYEAAYSGFEGRDENGRTLAEWLRERDVREVDVVGIATDHCVRATALDAAREGFEVQVLLDLTAGVAKETTERALEELRGAGVQLTGKPVV; encoded by the coding sequence ATGCACCGCGCATTGATCGTCGTGGACGTTCAGAACGACTTCTGCGAGGGCGGCAGCCTCGCGGTGGCGGGGGGAGCGGATGTCGCCGCCGCCATCACCGACCTGGTCGGGGAGACGGCGGGCGCCGCGTACCAGCACGTGGTGGCGACGCGTGACCACCATGTCGACCCGGGCGACCACTTCGCCCCGGCGGGCCAGGAGCCGGACTACGTCACCTCCTGGCCGGTGCACTGCGTCGCCGGTACGGAGGGCGTGGGCTTCCACCCGAACTTCGCGCCGGCGGTCGCCAGCGGGGCGATCGAGGCGGTCTTCGACAAGGGGGCGTACGAAGCGGCGTACAGCGGCTTCGAGGGGCGCGACGAGAACGGTCGCACGCTCGCGGAGTGGCTGCGGGAGCGGGATGTGCGCGAGGTCGACGTGGTGGGGATCGCGACGGACCACTGCGTGCGGGCGACGGCGTTGGACGCGGCGCGGGAGGGGTTCGAGGTCCAGGTCCTCCTCGACCTCACGGCGGGCGTGGCCAAGGAGACGACGGAGCGGGCGCTGGAGGAGCTGCGGGGCGCCGGGGTTCAGCTGACCGGGAAGCCCGTGGTCTGA
- a CDS encoding nicotinate phosphoribosyltransferase has product MNAADLGLPVDVPSTALFTDQYELTMLQAALQAGTADRRSVFEVFTRRLPEGRRYGVVAGIGRVLDAVENFRFDPGVLGFLRDQGIVDEPTLRWLAGYRFSGDIWGYPEGEVYFPGSPILRVEGSFAECVLLETVILSILNHDSAIAAAASRMSAAAGGRRLIEMGARRTHELAAVASSRAAYVGGFDSTSDLAAGFRYGIPTVGTSAHAFTLLHDSERDAFQAQVETLGRGTTLLVDTYDVTEAVRTAVEVAGKELGAVRIDSGDLLLVAHRVRAQLDELGAKDTKIVVTSDLDEYAIASLAAAPVDAYGVGTQLVTGSGHPTCSMVYKLVARATSADPKAPLTPVAKKSVAGKASVGGRKWAARRTDAEGVAEAEVLGTGPVPPELADRQLLVELVKGGDVVAREPLEAARARHIEALAGLPMSAIQLSRGEPVLPTEYV; this is encoded by the coding sequence ATGAACGCTGCGGACCTTGGGCTCCCGGTGGACGTGCCGTCGACCGCGCTCTTCACCGACCAGTACGAGCTGACCATGCTGCAGGCCGCCCTCCAGGCCGGCACCGCCGACCGGCGCTCCGTCTTCGAGGTCTTCACCCGACGCCTGCCCGAGGGGCGGCGCTACGGGGTGGTGGCCGGTATCGGACGCGTCCTGGACGCCGTCGAGAACTTCCGCTTCGACCCGGGCGTCCTCGGCTTCCTGCGCGACCAGGGCATCGTCGACGAGCCGACGCTGAGGTGGCTGGCCGGCTACCGCTTCTCGGGCGACATCTGGGGCTACCCCGAGGGCGAGGTGTACTTCCCCGGCTCCCCGATCCTGCGGGTCGAGGGCTCCTTCGCCGAGTGCGTGCTCCTGGAGACCGTGATCCTCTCGATCCTCAACCACGACTCGGCCATCGCGGCGGCCGCCTCCCGGATGTCGGCCGCGGCCGGCGGCCGGCGGCTGATCGAGATGGGCGCCCGGCGCACCCACGAGCTGGCCGCCGTCGCCTCCTCGCGGGCCGCGTACGTCGGCGGCTTCGACTCCACCTCGGACCTGGCGGCCGGCTTCCGCTACGGCATCCCGACCGTCGGCACCTCCGCGCACGCCTTCACCCTGCTGCACGACAGCGAGCGGGACGCCTTCCAGGCCCAGGTGGAGACACTGGGCCGCGGTACGACGCTGCTGGTCGACACGTACGACGTGACCGAGGCCGTGCGCACCGCCGTCGAGGTGGCCGGCAAGGAGCTCGGGGCGGTCCGGATCGACTCCGGGGACCTGCTGCTCGTCGCGCACCGGGTGCGGGCGCAGCTCGACGAGCTGGGCGCGAAGGACACCAAGATCGTGGTCACCTCCGACCTCGACGAGTACGCCATCGCCTCGCTGGCGGCGGCGCCGGTCGACGCGTACGGCGTGGGAACGCAGCTGGTCACCGGCAGCGGCCACCCGACCTGCTCGATGGTCTACAAGCTGGTCGCCCGGGCCACGTCGGCCGACCCGAAGGCGCCGCTGACCCCGGTCGCCAAGAAGTCGGTCGCCGGCAAGGCCTCGGTCGGCGGCCGCAAGTGGGCGGCGCGCCGGACGGACGCGGAGGGGGTCGCGGAGGCCGAGGTCCTCGGCACGGGTCCGGTCCCGCCGGAGCTCGCCGACCGCCAGCTGCTCGTCGAGCTGGTCAAGGGCGGCGACGTGGTGGCCCGCGAGCCGCTGGAGGCGGCGCGGGCGCGGCACATCGAGGCGCTGGCGGGGCTGCCGATGTCGGCGATCCAGCTGTCGCGGGGCGAGCCGGTACTGCCGACGGAGTACGTGTAA
- the clpS gene encoding ATP-dependent Clp protease adapter ClpS: protein MSVAPIEIERTESAEETHAVVEPDVPWVTLVHNDPVNLMSYVTYVFQAYFGYSKDKAHKLMLDVHHKGRAVVSSGTREEMERDVQAMHGYGLWATLTQDRG, encoded by the coding sequence GTGAGCGTCGCGCCTATTGAGATCGAACGTACGGAGTCGGCCGAGGAGACCCATGCGGTCGTCGAGCCGGACGTCCCCTGGGTGACCCTCGTCCACAACGATCCGGTCAACCTGATGAGCTATGTGACCTACGTCTTCCAGGCGTACTTCGGTTACTCCAAGGACAAGGCGCACAAGCTGATGCTCGACGTGCACCACAAGGGCCGCGCGGTGGTCTCCAGCGGGACCCGCGAGGAGATGGAACGGGACGTGCAGGCGATGCACGGTTACGGGCTGTGGGCGACCCTCACCCAGGACCGCGGCTGA
- a CDS encoding DUF2017 domain-containing protein, producing the protein MAGHFEALPGGGAAVALDEVELSILRSLAVQLLELIGPGDEPVEGEDPLAALFAEGPSEPPSDPALKRLFPDAYGDEDEELRAAAADFRRYTEKDLRARKREDALAVIRSLDALSSSSGEGGAILKLTADESRSWLGALNDLRLTIGTRLEVTDEDESGELYRLPDTDPRKPMVMAYLWLGALQESLVETLLPGA; encoded by the coding sequence ATGGCGGGCCATTTCGAGGCGCTGCCCGGCGGCGGCGCGGCCGTCGCGCTCGACGAGGTCGAGCTCTCCATCCTGCGCTCCCTCGCCGTCCAGCTCCTGGAGCTGATCGGGCCGGGCGACGAGCCGGTGGAGGGCGAGGACCCGCTGGCCGCGCTCTTCGCCGAGGGCCCGAGCGAGCCCCCGTCCGATCCCGCGCTCAAGCGGCTCTTCCCCGACGCGTACGGCGACGAGGACGAGGAGCTGCGGGCGGCGGCGGCAGACTTCCGCCGCTACACCGAGAAGGACCTGCGCGCGCGCAAGCGCGAGGACGCCCTCGCGGTCATCCGCAGCCTGGACGCGCTCTCCTCCTCCTCCGGTGAGGGTGGGGCGATCCTCAAGCTGACCGCTGACGAGTCGCGGTCCTGGCTCGGCGCCCTCAACGACCTTCGGCTGACCATCGGAACCCGCCTCGAGGTCACCGACGAGGACGAGAGCGGTGAGCTCTACCGGCTGCCGGACACCGATCCGCGTAAGCCGATGGTGATGGCGTACCTCTGGCTCGGCGCGCTCCAGGAGTCGCTCGTCGAGACGCTGCTGCCCGGGGCCTGA